The Anaerolineales bacterium genome segment GAGGAGGTCCCGTACCAGATCGCCGTCCGAATCGATGCCTACCAGGAACCGGATCCCGATCACGCCCGGATCGAGGCCACATTGCTGACCGAGAAAGAGAGCCACAAGGCGATCGTGATCGGCAAGGGCGGCCAGATGATCAAGCGTATCGGCACGCTCGCCAGGGAGCGGATCCAGCAGATGTCCGGCAGGCAGGTATACCTTGGGCTGCGGGTCAAGACGCTGCCAGGGTGGCGCAGCAATGATCGCCTGTTGTCCGAACTCGGCTACCGGAGCGATCGGAAGTGAACGCCGACGCCGACCGCAAACCCCGGCGCAGACGTACCCGAACCAGCGCCTTCGGCGCTCCCGGCCGAATCAGCCATGACGCCCGCCGTTTCTACGGCTCGCGGCTGTACCCGGCCGGCCTGCCGTCGGCCAGCGCCGGGCAGGAGCAGCCCCTTCCGCCGGCACAGCGAGATCGCCTGCATCTCAAGTCATCGGAGGAGATGAGCGAGCTGCCCGACAATTCGATCCAGCTGATGGTGACTTCACCGCCGTACAATGCCGGGAAGGAATACGACCGGGACCTTTCGCTCGAGGAGTACCTGGCTCTTCTCGAGCGCGTCCTCCGGGAGACATACCGGGTGCTGTCCTCCGGCGGCCGGGCGTGCGTGAATGTGGCCAACCTAGGCCGCAAGCCTTACATCCCCTTGCACACCTACATCGTCCAACTGATGCAGGAGATCGGGTACCACATGCGAGGGGAAATCATCTGGAACAAGGCCTCGAGCGCCGGGCCGAGCACGGCCTGGGGCTCCTGGCGGTCCGCGACCAACCCGGTTTTACGCGATGTGCACGAGTACATCCTGGTGTTCTCCAAGGACACCTTCATGAGAAGCGGGCGCGGCCATCGGAGCACGATTGGCCGTGACGAGTTCCTGGCCTGGACAAAAAGCGTGTGGACGATGCCGGCCGTCTCCGCCCGAAAGGTGGGCCACCCGGCGCCGTTTCCGGAAGAGCTGCCGCGCCGACTGATCGAGCTGTTCACGTTTGTGGGCGACACCGTGCTCGACCCGTTCTGCGGCTCGGGGACGACCTGCCTGGCGGCACGCGCCCTGTCGCGCCACTACGTGGGCTACGAAATCCACCCGGAATACCTGTACCTGGCTCAAGAGCGCCTGGCCCAGCAGGCGTAAGGCGGTGAGGCGATGAGCTACCAGTCCCCCTTCTCGGTGCGTTACGGGTCCGAAGAGATGCGCTTGATCTGGGCGGAGACCACCAAGCGCCGCCTGTGGCGGCGCATCTGGGTGGCCCAGGCTGAGACCCTGGCGGGCGCTGGCCTGGTTGAGGCTGCGGCGCTCGACGAACTCAAGGCGCATGTCAACAGCATCGATTTGGCACAGGCGGCCGAGCTCGAGACCCGCCTGGGTCACGAGCTGGTGGCCGAGTTGCAGACCTACGCCGGTCAGTGCCCCAAGGGCGGACGCTTCCTGCACTGGGGGCTGACCTCGGCCGATGTGCTCGACAACGCCGACGTCCTGTTGCAGCGCACGGCCCTGACCCTGCTGTTGGGCCGGCTGCGCGAAGTCCTGCTGGCCATGGCCGATCGGATCGAAGCGACGGCCGACCTCGTCGTCCTTGGCTATACCCACCTGCAACCGGCGGAGCCGACGACCCTTGGCTACCGCCTGGCGGCGGTGGGGCAGGATCTGCTGGCGCACTTTCAAGCCCTGAGCCGGCAGCGCGCCGACCTGCGCGGTAAGGGCGTCAAGGGTGCCGTCGGAACCGGCGCCCCATTCAGCGACCTGCT includes the following:
- a CDS encoding site-specific DNA-methyltransferase, which encodes MNADADRKPRRRRTRTSAFGAPGRISHDARRFYGSRLYPAGLPSASAGQEQPLPPAQRDRLHLKSSEEMSELPDNSIQLMVTSPPYNAGKEYDRDLSLEEYLALLERVLRETYRVLSSGGRACVNVANLGRKPYIPLHTYIVQLMQEIGYHMRGEIIWNKASSAGPSTAWGSWRSATNPVLRDVHEYILVFSKDTFMRSGRGHRSTIGRDEFLAWTKSVWTMPAVSARKVGHPAPFPEELPRRLIELFTFVGDTVLDPFCGSGTTCLAARALSRHYVGYEIHPEYLYLAQERLAQQA